Sequence from the Mobula hypostoma chromosome 11, sMobHyp1.1, whole genome shotgun sequence genome:
TCATATTTTTTTTGATTCTCGGACAATTAGCTGGAAGCCCCTGGCTTTACCACAATCTTCTCAAGGTGTTTCCTGAGCCACTCGGGCAGCTCCTTGGGCTTCTCATTGGCCGGGTCCACGAAGACAAGGGTAGAGACTCCCGTGGTGCAGGCAGAGGTCTCAAACGCCCCCAGCAGGGGACTGCTGGAATGGCAGCCATCGGAAAACAGGTCGTACTCCAAGGGAAGAGGCGCTCGCCCCTGCCGGGGCTTGAAGAGGGCCAGCCGGCAACAGACGCTGGAACGGccaatcctctccacccctaAGGCTGCCAGTGGGTTCTGAGGAAACATCACAGCTGCATGGTACGTGCATTGGCAGCTGACGATAAAGCCCACCATCGATGAGGTCTGGCGGTTGGCATTTAATCCACAATACCTAAAGCACAAAGGTGGAAATTACATTAATGCAAATGCAAAATTTACCCGTGAAGACATaagggattctgtagatgctggaacccttgagcaacacacaaaaaatagtGGACGAACTTAACAGGCTTGCAGAatatatggaggggaataaacagtcgatggtttgggccaagacacttcattagcactggaaagaaaggtggcagaagccagaatgggaaggaggagggggtggaATACAAGcaggcaggtaataggtgagaccaggtgtcaCATGGAACTCAGTGAGTAGTCGAGTCATAACATGcaaacaggccctccggcccaacAGGTCAATGCTGACAACAGCACCTTTCCTCACTGTTCGTCGTACTtgcctgtgttcagcccataaacctccatgCTCCTCCCTTTAATGTGCCAATCCATTTgtctcttaagtgttgcaattgtacctgccttgaccattttctctggcagcttattccaggtactcactaccctctgtgtaaagaagttacatCTCTGGTATCTTTTAAATCTACCTCCTCTTATCTTGCATCTGTGCCCTCTCATTTTGGACtcatcaaatgctgttcatatgacaagccattcaatcatggaataattttcgtgaaacctcctttgaaccgtcatcttcacagaaa
This genomic interval carries:
- the LOC134354226 gene encoding uncharacterized protein LOC134354226 isoform X1, which gives rise to MYRALRRLRRRIMRLLGYLSRLHPFGTTVRPTAMPQATDSENVYRLQGTYPYFLPIQTRWQDNDQYGHVNNIVYHEYFDTLINYYLIRYCGLNANRQTSSMVGFIVSCQCTYHAAVMFPQNPLAALGVERIGRSSVCCRLALFKPRQGRAPLPLEYDLFSDGCHSSSPLLGAFETSACTTGVSTLVFVDPANEKPKELPEWLRKHLEKIVVKPGASS
- the LOC134354226 gene encoding uncharacterized protein LOC134354226 isoform X2, whose protein sequence is MRLLGYLSRLHPFGTTVRPTAMPQATDSENVYRLQGTYPYFLPIQTRWQDNDQYGHVNNIVYHEYFDTLINYYLIRYCGLNANRQTSSMVGFIVSCQCTYHAAVMFPQNPLAALGVERIGRSSVCCRLALFKPRQGRAPLPLEYDLFSDGCHSSSPLLGAFETSACTTGVSTLVFVDPANEKPKELPEWLRKHLEKIVVKPGASS